Proteins encoded within one genomic window of Nitrospira sp. SG-bin1:
- a CDS encoding MBL fold metallo-hydrolase: protein MTQSQTIETPLPSLGGSPDIRQGSIQFIGTATVLIRYAGFTVLTDPNFLHRGEYVHLGYGLRSRRLTEPALALTDLPPIDLVLLSHLHEDHFDRRVERDLDHTVPIVTTRPAAAALGKKGFRRTIGLETWAKTSFVRDNRRLTIAGMPGRHGPWLISRLLPPVMGSMLEFMEADRVLLRLYISGDTLLYGRLEEVVRRYTSIDQALIHLGGTRVLGLLVTMDGAQGVGLLKLLRPTVAIPIHFNDYTVFKSPLSDFQAEVRQANLDTEIRYLHHGDSYVFETPVSGEHPMKPAR from the coding sequence ATGACCCAGTCACAGACGATCGAAACGCCTCTTCCTTCGCTGGGTGGATCCCCCGATATTCGCCAAGGATCCATTCAGTTTATCGGAACGGCCACGGTGTTGATCCGTTATGCCGGTTTCACCGTTCTGACCGATCCCAACTTTTTGCATCGGGGGGAATATGTCCACCTCGGGTATGGGCTCCGATCTCGACGGTTGACCGAACCCGCGCTGGCTTTGACGGACCTGCCTCCCATCGATCTGGTCCTCTTGTCGCATTTACATGAAGATCATTTCGATCGGCGCGTCGAGCGAGATCTCGACCATACGGTGCCGATCGTCACGACAAGGCCTGCGGCGGCGGCCTTGGGGAAAAAAGGCTTTCGCCGCACCATCGGGTTGGAGACCTGGGCAAAGACCTCGTTCGTTCGAGACAACCGGCGGCTCACGATCGCCGGCATGCCTGGACGCCATGGTCCATGGCTGATTTCACGTTTATTACCGCCGGTCATGGGAAGCATGCTGGAATTCATGGAAGCGGACCGCGTGCTGTTGCGGTTGTACATCAGCGGGGATACGTTGCTCTATGGCCGGCTCGAGGAGGTCGTGCGCCGCTATACGTCCATCGATCAGGCGTTGATCCACTTGGGGGGAACCCGGGTGCTGGGGCTGCTTGTCACCATGGACGGCGCACAGGGCGTGGGCTTGTTGAAACTCTTGCGTCCGACGGTCGCCATTCCGATTCACTTCAACGATTACACGGTATTCAAATCGCCTCTCTCGGATTTCCAAGCCGAGGTTCGCCAGGCCAACCTCGACACCGAAATCCGGTACCTTCACCACGGTGACAGCTACGTCTTTGAAACTCCCGTCTCCGGGGAGCACCCCATGAAACCAGCCAGGTAA
- a CDS encoding NAD(P)-dependent oxidoreductase: MPEQQRPPQQQHRQPGLESEMTPKPKAEDQKHHGKGKLSQKVAVITGGDSGIGRAVAIAFAREGADLAVAYLDEHKDAEETRRLVEQEGRRCILIPGDVGDHEHCVKAVGTVLRELGRLDILINNAAQQQPQDSLDKITPDQLERTFRTNIFSYFFMAQAALPHLTEGASIINTTSVTAYKGSPQLLDYSSTKGAIVSFTRSLSMALAERKIRVNAVAPGPIWTPLIPSTFPPEKVATFGSDVPLKRAGQPEEVAPSYVFLASEDASYMTGQVLHPNGGTVVNG; the protein is encoded by the coding sequence ATGCCGGAACAACAACGACCTCCTCAGCAACAACACCGACAACCCGGCCTCGAGTCCGAAATGACTCCGAAGCCGAAAGCGGAAGACCAAAAGCATCATGGCAAGGGAAAATTGAGCCAAAAGGTCGCCGTCATCACGGGAGGCGACAGCGGCATCGGGCGCGCAGTCGCCATTGCCTTCGCCCGTGAAGGAGCGGATCTCGCCGTCGCCTACCTCGACGAACACAAAGACGCGGAAGAAACCCGGCGTCTGGTCGAACAAGAGGGTCGGCGTTGCATCCTCATACCGGGGGACGTCGGGGACCACGAGCACTGCGTGAAGGCGGTCGGCACGGTGCTACGTGAGCTGGGGCGACTCGATATCTTGATCAACAATGCCGCTCAGCAGCAACCTCAAGACAGTCTCGACAAGATTACACCCGATCAGCTCGAACGCACGTTTCGCACCAATATCTTTTCCTATTTCTTCATGGCGCAGGCGGCATTGCCGCATCTGACGGAGGGCGCGAGCATCATCAACACCACGTCGGTGACCGCCTATAAAGGAAGTCCTCAACTGCTCGACTATTCGTCCACCAAGGGTGCGATCGTATCGTTCACCCGTTCGCTCTCGATGGCATTGGCGGAAAGGAAGATCCGCGTGAACGCGGTGGCTCCGGGACCCATATGGACTCCCTTGATTCCATCCACATTTCCTCCGGAGAAGGTGGCCACATTCGGGTCCGACGTACCATTGAAACGTGCCGGCCAGCCTGAGGAGGTGGCACCGAGTTACGTCTTCCTCGCCTCGGAAGACGCCTCATATATGACCGGACAAGTCCTGCATCCCAACGGAGGAACGGTCGTGAACGGTTAG
- a CDS encoding two-component system response regulator: MTVPEHISVLLVEDNESDIELTLRVFRQYHLANHIHVVRDGAEALDCLFGGGEYVEYSPCDQTKLILLDLKLPKVDGLEVLRRCKSDDRTRSIPVVVLTSSREEQDVVESYKLGVNSYIVKPVDFHQFVEAVKQLNLYWLVMNQSP, translated from the coding sequence ATGACCGTGCCGGAACACATCTCAGTCTTGCTGGTCGAGGATAATGAGAGTGACATTGAATTGACCTTGCGTGTGTTCAGACAGTATCACCTTGCCAACCATATTCATGTGGTGCGGGACGGGGCGGAAGCGTTGGACTGTCTGTTCGGCGGGGGGGAGTATGTCGAGTACAGCCCGTGCGACCAGACGAAATTGATTCTGTTGGATCTCAAACTTCCGAAAGTCGACGGGCTGGAAGTGCTCCGCCGCTGCAAGAGCGACGACCGAACGAGATCCATTCCCGTCGTCGTGTTGACGTCGTCGCGGGAAGAACAGGACGTCGTCGAGAGCTACAAGCTGGGCGTCAACAGCTATATCGTGAAGCCGGTGGACTTTCATCAATTCGTCGAGGCCGTGAAACAGTTGAACCTGTACTGGCTTGTCATGAATCAGTCGCCTTGA
- a CDS encoding hybrid sensor histidine kinase/response regulator codes for MLLEGRNVSTAATSAKPRKDRAPKRKSSVSHSLAEEVLDPRVLLQVLKSVRRGDFSVQVPVEWTGIGGKIADELNAIIEHNEKIIEEIKRVSHVVGKKGRLSERVSIPDATGAWKSEIEAFNGLINDLVRPMNDMARVIGGVAKGDLTQTVSLETEDHHLKGEFLTTARTVNEMVRQLDAFAAEVTRVAREVGTEGKLGGQAVVPGVAGTWKDLTENVNSMASNLTNQVRNIAEVTIAVANGDLSKKITADVRGEILQLKEAINTMVDQLRSFGAEVTRVAREVGTEGKLGGQAVVPGVAGTWKDLTDSVNAMASNLTGQVRNIADVTTAVANGDLSKKITVDVRGEILQLKDTINTMVDQLRSFAAEVTRVAREVGTEGKLGGQAVVPGVAGTWKDLTENVNSMASNLTNQVRNIADVTTAVANGDLSKKITADVRGEILQLKEAINTMVDQLRSFGAEVTRVAREVGTEGKLGGQAVVPGVAGTWKDLTDSVNSMASNLTGQVRNIADVTIAVANGDLSKKITVDVHGEILQLKEAINTMVDQLRSFAAEVTRVAREVGTEGKLGGQAQVGDVSGVWKDLTDSVNSMASNLTGQVRNIAEVTIAVAKGDLSKKITVDVHGEILQLKDTINTMVDQLRSFAAEVTRVAREVGTEGKLGGQAQVRDVSGVWKDLTESVNLMAGNLTAQVRNIADVTIAVANGDLSKKITVDVRGEILQLKEAINTMVDQLRSFAAEVTRVAREVGTEGKLGGQAAVPGVAGTWKDLTDSVNSMASNLTGQVRNIAEVTTAVANGDLSKKITVDVHGEILQLKDTINTMVDQLNAFAAEVTRVAREVGTDGKLGGQAAVPGVAGTWKDLTDSVNSMASNLTGQVRNIADVTFAVASGDLSKKITADVRGEILQLKEAINTMVDQLRSFGAEVTRVAREVGTEGKLGGQAVVPGVAGTWKDLTDNVNAMASNLTVQLRDMSKVATAIANGDLTRKVTVEVRGEILQIKDVINRMVDQLGGFASEVTRVAREVGTEGKLGGQAAVPGVAGTWKDLTESVNLLAANLTTQVRAIAEVATAVTQGDLSRSIQVQARGEVAELKDNINAMIRTLRATTDQNTEQDWLKTNLAKFSRMMQGQRDLVTVGEMLLSELTQLVNAQYGVVYQMETMDGTAVLKPLASYASDQPLHVSRNIPLGNGLVGQCAQEKRRLLLTDIPSNYVTIRSGLGEATPRMLVVLPVLFEGQTKAVIELASLAEFTPTHMALIGQLTETIGVVVNTIEATMRTEGLLQQSQKLAGELQTQQRELQQTNEELANKAQQLAEQNAEVERKNREIEQARFALEEKAGELALASKYKSEFLANMSHELRTPLNSILILAQQLGDNPERNLTPKQVEFSKNIHAAGADLLNLISDILDLSKIESGTVTVEPEQVPFLRVREAAERGFRHVADSRHVAFNVEIDASLPKSMVTDFKRLQQVLKNLLSNAFKFTSQGHVTFRIRRAMTGWSLDHPILATVPSVIAFEVQDTGIGIPQEKQKIVFEAFQQAEAGTSRRYGGTGLGLAISRELAMLLGGEIRLTSVPDEGSTFTLYLPETYMGDTVGTVHGDSRTKGVASSLVQQVLVQQAERFDDVPDDRETLVPGEPAILIVEDDPHYARVLLGLVREKGFKGIVTAHGRLALSLARQYSPLAITLDIFLPDMLGWTVLSHLKQDPETRHIPVQILTVEEERVHGLGHGAYAYIMKPATTQELGEALDRLTAFTQPRRKQLLLVEDNDVERHSLTMLLGHHDVDITAAGDGAHAWRLLTQQPFDCVVLDLRLPDMSGFDILERIRQDSSLQDLPVIVFTGKELTEEEELRLRQLSQSIVLKGVQSPERLLDEATLFLHLLTTQLPPEKKAMLDRVRRSDDSLIGKKILVVDDDVRNIFALTSLLELHGMVVTSCETGQEAIQRVESDPDLDMVLMDIMMPEMDGYETMRRIRGNPVHRLLPILALTAKAMKGDRERCLQAGASDYIAKPVNTEELLSLMRIWLFGKKTVRR; via the coding sequence ATGCTTCTTGAGGGACGAAATGTGAGCACTGCAGCGACCTCCGCAAAGCCCAGAAAAGATAGAGCGCCGAAAAGGAAGTCATCGGTGAGTCACTCCCTCGCTGAAGAAGTGCTGGATCCAAGGGTACTTTTGCAGGTCTTGAAGTCGGTGCGGAGGGGAGACTTCTCCGTACAGGTTCCCGTGGAGTGGACCGGCATCGGCGGGAAAATAGCCGACGAATTGAATGCCATTATCGAGCACAACGAAAAAATCATCGAGGAAATCAAACGGGTCAGTCATGTAGTGGGGAAAAAAGGTCGGCTGTCCGAACGCGTATCGATTCCGGACGCCACGGGAGCTTGGAAGTCCGAGATTGAAGCGTTCAACGGCCTCATCAACGACCTCGTGCGTCCCATGAACGACATGGCCCGCGTGATCGGCGGTGTCGCAAAAGGGGATCTGACGCAAACCGTCTCGCTGGAGACGGAAGATCATCATCTCAAGGGTGAATTCCTCACCACCGCACGAACCGTCAATGAAATGGTCCGCCAACTGGATGCCTTTGCCGCGGAAGTCACGCGGGTGGCGCGCGAGGTCGGGACCGAAGGGAAACTGGGCGGGCAGGCGGTCGTGCCGGGAGTCGCCGGAACGTGGAAGGATTTGACCGAAAACGTCAATTCCATGGCCAGCAACCTCACTAATCAGGTGAGAAATATCGCGGAAGTTACGATCGCAGTGGCGAACGGCGACCTCTCCAAAAAAATCACGGCCGACGTACGGGGAGAGATTCTCCAGCTCAAAGAAGCGATCAATACGATGGTGGACCAGTTGCGAAGCTTCGGGGCGGAGGTCACGCGGGTGGCGCGCGAGGTCGGGACCGAAGGAAAACTGGGCGGACAGGCGGTCGTGCCGGGAGTCGCCGGGACCTGGAAGGACCTCACCGACAGCGTCAATGCGATGGCCAGCAATCTGACCGGCCAAGTGCGCAACATCGCGGATGTGACCACCGCTGTGGCGAACGGCGACCTCTCCAAAAAGATCACGGTCGACGTGCGGGGAGAGATTCTCCAGCTCAAAGACACCATCAATACGATGGTAGATCAATTACGAAGTTTTGCCGCGGAAGTCACGCGGGTGGCGCGCGAGGTCGGGACCGAAGGGAAACTGGGCGGGCAGGCGGTCGTGCCGGGAGTCGCCGGAACGTGGAAGGATTTGACCGAAAACGTCAATTCCATGGCCAGCAACCTGACCAACCAAGTACGCAACATCGCGGACGTGACCACCGCCGTGGCGAACGGCGACCTCTCCAAAAAGATCACGGCCGACGTACGGGGAGAGATTCTCCAGCTCAAAGAAGCGATCAATACGATGGTGGACCAGTTGCGAAGCTTCGGGGCGGAAGTCACGCGGGTGGCGCGCGAGGTCGGGACCGAAGGAAAACTGGGCGGACAGGCGGTCGTGCCGGGAGTCGCCGGGACCTGGAAGGACCTCACCGACAGCGTCAATTCGATGGCCAGCAACCTGACCGGCCAAGTGCGCAACATCGCGGACGTGACGATTGCCGTGGCGAACGGGGACCTGTCCAAAAAGATCACGGTGGATGTCCATGGCGAAATCCTGCAGCTGAAAGAGGCCATCAACACGATGGTGGACCAGTTGCGAAGCTTCGCGGCGGAGGTCACCCGCGTGGCGCGAGAAGTGGGAACGGAAGGCAAGCTGGGAGGGCAGGCGCAAGTCGGCGATGTGAGCGGCGTCTGGAAGGATTTGACCGACAGTGTCAATTCGATGGCCAGCAACCTGACCGGCCAAGTGCGCAACATCGCCGAGGTGACCATTGCCGTGGCCAAGGGGGATTTGTCGAAAAAAATCACGGTGGATGTCCACGGTGAAATTCTCCAGCTCAAGGATACGATCAACACGATGGTGGACCAGTTGCGAAGCTTCGCGGCGGAGGTCACCCGCGTGGCGCGAGAAGTGGGGACGGAGGGCAAGCTGGGAGGGCAGGCGCAGGTTCGTGATGTGAGTGGTGTGTGGAAGGATTTGACCGAAAGCGTCAACCTCATGGCCGGCAACCTCACCGCCCAGGTCAGAAATATCGCGGATGTGACGATCGCCGTGGCGAACGGGGATCTGTCCAAAAAGATCACGGTCGATGTGCGCGGCGAAATCCTGCAGCTGAAAGAGGCCATCAACACGATGGTGGATCAGCTCCGCAGTTTTGCCGCGGAAGTCACCCGAGTCGCTCGGGAAGTGGGGACGGAAGGCAAGCTCGGCGGCCAAGCCGCCGTCCCAGGTGTGGCCGGGACTTGGAAGGACCTGACCGACAGCGTCAATTCGATGGCCAGCAACCTGACCGGCCAAGTGCGGAACATCGCCGAGGTGACCACCGCCGTGGCGAACGGCGATCTCTCGAAGAAGATCACGGTGGATGTCCATGGTGAAATACTCCAATTGAAGGACACCATCAATACGATGGTGGATCAATTGAACGCCTTCGCCGCGGAGGTCACCCGGGTGGCCCGTGAGGTGGGAACCGATGGCAAGCTCGGCGGCCAAGCCGCCGTTCCCGGTGTGGCCGGGACTTGGAAGGACCTGACCGACAGCGTCAATTCGATGGCCAGCAACCTGACCGGCCAAGTGCGGAACATCGCCGATGTCACCTTTGCCGTCGCCAGCGGTGATTTGTCCAAAAAGATCACGGCCGACGTGCGGGGAGAGATCCTCCAGCTCAAAGAGGCGATCAATACGATGGTGGACCAGTTGCGAAGCTTCGGAGCGGAAGTCACCCGAGTGGCCCGGGAAGTGGGGACGGAGGGCAAACTGGGCGGGCAGGCGGTCGTGCCGGGGGTCGCGGGAACGTGGAAGGATCTCACCGATAACGTCAATGCGATGGCGAGTAATCTGACGGTTCAACTGCGGGACATGTCCAAAGTGGCCACGGCGATCGCGAACGGCGATCTGACCCGCAAGGTCACGGTCGAGGTGCGAGGGGAAATCCTCCAGATCAAAGACGTCATCAATCGAATGGTGGACCAGCTCGGCGGATTCGCGTCGGAAGTCACCCGCGTGGCCCGCGAAGTAGGAACGGAAGGCAAGTTGGGCGGGCAAGCCGCAGTTCCCGGCGTGGCCGGGACATGGAAAGACCTCACGGAGAGCGTCAATCTTCTCGCCGCCAACCTGACGACGCAGGTTCGTGCCATCGCCGAAGTCGCGACTGCGGTGACGCAAGGGGACTTAAGCCGCTCCATCCAGGTGCAGGCTCGCGGAGAAGTGGCGGAGTTGAAGGACAATATCAACGCGATGATTCGAACGCTTCGCGCCACCACCGATCAGAACACGGAGCAGGATTGGCTGAAAACCAACCTGGCCAAGTTTAGCCGTATGATGCAAGGCCAGCGGGATCTGGTGACGGTGGGAGAGATGTTGTTGTCGGAGTTGACTCAGCTCGTCAACGCCCAGTACGGAGTCGTCTATCAAATGGAAACGATGGACGGCACGGCGGTCCTGAAGCCGTTGGCCAGTTATGCATCCGATCAGCCGCTTCATGTGAGCCGCAACATTCCTCTGGGGAACGGCCTGGTCGGCCAGTGCGCCCAGGAAAAGCGTCGACTGCTGCTGACGGACATTCCCTCCAACTACGTGACCATTCGCTCCGGCCTGGGAGAGGCGACGCCACGGATGCTGGTCGTGTTACCCGTCTTGTTCGAAGGACAGACCAAGGCGGTGATCGAGTTGGCGTCCCTGGCCGAATTTACCCCGACCCATATGGCGCTCATCGGGCAGCTGACGGAAACCATTGGGGTGGTCGTGAATACGATCGAAGCGACGATGAGAACCGAGGGATTGCTGCAGCAATCCCAAAAGTTGGCCGGCGAGCTGCAAACACAGCAACGGGAGCTTCAGCAAACCAACGAAGAATTGGCCAACAAAGCGCAACAGTTGGCGGAGCAGAATGCCGAAGTTGAACGAAAAAACCGCGAGATCGAACAAGCGAGGTTCGCATTGGAGGAAAAAGCCGGCGAGCTCGCCCTCGCCTCCAAGTATAAGTCTGAATTCCTCGCCAATATGTCTCATGAGCTGAGAACTCCTCTCAACAGCATTCTCATCCTGGCGCAGCAGCTCGGCGACAACCCTGAGCGCAATCTCACTCCCAAACAGGTGGAATTCTCCAAGAACATCCATGCAGCCGGCGCGGATCTGCTCAATTTGATCAGCGACATTCTCGATCTTTCCAAGATCGAATCGGGCACCGTCACGGTGGAGCCTGAACAGGTTCCGTTCCTGAGAGTTCGCGAAGCGGCGGAGCGGGGCTTCCGGCACGTCGCCGATTCCCGGCATGTGGCGTTCAATGTCGAGATCGATGCGAGCCTTCCGAAAAGCATGGTCACCGACTTCAAGCGGTTGCAGCAAGTGTTGAAAAACCTATTGTCCAATGCCTTCAAATTTACCTCGCAAGGACACGTGACATTCCGAATCAGACGAGCGATGACGGGATGGAGTTTGGACCACCCTATCCTCGCGACCGTTCCTTCCGTGATCGCGTTCGAGGTGCAGGACACGGGCATCGGCATCCCGCAAGAAAAACAAAAGATCGTGTTCGAAGCGTTTCAACAAGCCGAAGCCGGGACGAGCCGGAGATACGGCGGAACCGGTCTTGGCCTCGCCATCAGCCGGGAATTGGCCATGCTCTTGGGGGGAGAAATCCGACTCACCAGCGTGCCCGATGAAGGCAGCACGTTTACGCTGTATCTACCCGAGACGTATATGGGAGACACAGTCGGCACCGTGCATGGGGATTCACGAACGAAGGGAGTGGCTTCCTCCCTGGTCCAACAAGTGTTGGTCCAACAAGCCGAGCGATTCGACGATGTTCCCGACGACCGCGAGACACTGGTTCCCGGCGAACCCGCCATCTTGATCGTGGAAGACGATCCCCACTATGCGAGAGTGCTGCTTGGGTTGGTCCGCGAGAAAGGCTTCAAAGGTATCGTGACCGCGCATGGACGGCTGGCGCTTTCACTGGCTCGTCAATACAGCCCGCTCGCCATTACGCTCGATATCTTTCTCCCGGACATGTTGGGATGGACGGTGTTGAGCCATCTGAAACAGGATCCGGAGACGCGCCACATCCCGGTTCAGATCCTGACCGTCGAGGAAGAACGGGTACACGGCCTCGGCCACGGGGCATACGCTTATATTATGAAGCCGGCGACGACTCAAGAGTTGGGAGAGGCCTTGGATCGATTGACGGCATTCACGCAACCACGCCGCAAGCAATTGTTGTTGGTTGAAGACAATGACGTCGAACGTCACAGTTTGACCATGCTGCTCGGACATCACGACGTGGACATTACGGCGGCTGGGGATGGCGCCCACGCGTGGCGGCTTCTCACGCAGCAACCGTTCGACTGCGTCGTGCTTGATTTGCGCCTGCCGGACATGTCCGGATTCGATATCCTTGAGCGCATTCGTCAAGACTCTTCGTTACAGGATTTGCCGGTCATCGTATTTACTGGTAAGGAGTTGACCGAAGAAGAGGAGTTGCGGCTCCGGCAACTCTCCCAGAGCATCGTCCTCAAGGGCGTGCAGTCGCCGGAACGGTTGTTGGACGAAGCCACGCTGTTCCTGCACCTACTCACGACACAATTGCCGCCGGAGAAAAAAGCGATGCTCGATCGGGTGCGCCGAAGCGACGACTCGCTCATCGGGAAGAAAATCCTGGTCGTAGACGATGACGTCCGCAATATCTTCGCCTTGACGAGCTTGCTCGAGCTACACGGCATGGTCGTGACAAGTTGTGAAACAGGGCAGGAAGCCATCCAACGAGTCGAGTCGGACCCCGATCTCGATATGGTGCTCATGGATATCATGATGCCCGAAATGGACGGTTATGAAACGATGCGGAGGATTCGTGGGAATCCGGTCCATCGGCTGCTCCCGATCTTGGCCTTGACGGCCAAGGCCATGAAGGGAGATCGCGAACGATGTCTGCAGGCCGGTGCTTCCGATTACATCGCCAAGCCGGTCAATACGGAAGAGCTCCTCTCTCTCATGCGCATCTGGCTCTTTGGAAAGAAGACGGTACGGCGCTGA